In a genomic window of Pontibacter liquoris:
- a CDS encoding hydrogen peroxide-inducible genes activator, translating into MTLVQLDYLLAVDTYRHFATAAEHCFVTQPTLSMQLQKLEEELGVQLFDRSRVPVRPTEIGKEIIAQARIVATEAKKIREIVQNQQLELAGELRIGIIPTLAPYLMPLFITRFMQKYPQVRVVVQELLTDQIIQKLQHEQLDAGLLVTPLEDKSITEVPLFYEAFVAYINPGHPLADSQSISPEQLDTDELWVLNEGHCFRSQVLNICNRGGSGQTGNFDYKSGSLETLKRLVDSQRGLTLLPELSVLDMPAEKRKLVHPFTAPQPLREVSLVVHRSFLKRKLIEALQQEILAALPDEIRNRQKQQVVEVRRS; encoded by the coding sequence ATGACGCTGGTACAGCTGGATTATTTACTGGCCGTAGATACCTACCGCCACTTTGCCACGGCAGCAGAACACTGTTTTGTGACGCAACCCACGCTGAGCATGCAGTTACAGAAGCTGGAAGAGGAACTTGGCGTGCAGCTGTTTGACAGAAGCCGGGTGCCGGTGCGCCCTACCGAAATTGGCAAAGAAATTATTGCGCAGGCGCGGATTGTGGCAACCGAAGCTAAAAAGATCCGCGAGATCGTACAGAACCAGCAACTGGAGCTGGCCGGCGAGCTGCGCATTGGCATCATACCCACGCTGGCACCTTACCTGATGCCGCTGTTTATTACCCGTTTTATGCAGAAATATCCGCAGGTGCGGGTGGTGGTACAGGAGCTGCTAACCGACCAGATCATCCAGAAACTGCAACACGAGCAACTGGATGCGGGCCTGCTGGTAACACCCCTGGAAGATAAAAGTATAACGGAAGTTCCCCTGTTCTACGAAGCTTTTGTGGCTTACATAAATCCCGGCCATCCGCTGGCCGACTCGCAAAGTATAAGTCCGGAGCAGCTGGATACCGACGAGCTCTGGGTGCTGAACGAAGGGCATTGTTTCCGGAGCCAGGTACTCAATATCTGCAACCGCGGCGGGAGCGGGCAAACGGGCAATTTCGATTATAAAAGCGGCTCTTTGGAAACCCTGAAACGGTTGGTAGACAGCCAGCGAGGCCTTACGCTGTTGCCCGAGCTGTCGGTGCTGGATATGCCGGCGGAGAAGCGAAAGCTGGTACATCCTTTCACAGCGCCACAGCCCCTGCGTGAGGTAAGCCTGGTAGTGCACCGCAGCTTCCTGAAACGAAAGCTGATTGAGGCGTTGCAACAGGAAATTCTAGCCGCTCTGCCCGATGAGATCCGGAACAGGCAGAAGCAGCAGGTGGTGGAAGTGAGGAGGAGTTAG
- the sucD gene encoding succinate--CoA ligase subunit alpha: MSVLVNKDSKVIVQGFTGSEGSFHAHQMIEYGTNVVGGVTPGKGGTYHLELPVFNTVEDAVKKTGANVSIIFVPPAFAADAIMEAAEAGIEVIVCITEGIPVKDMVAAKHYLQDKNVTLIGPNCPGVITPGEAKVGIMPGFVFKPGRIGIVSKSGTLTYEAADQIVKAGLGISTAIGIGGDPIIGTPTKDAVQLLMEDPETDAIVMIGEIGGNYEAMASKYISETGNKKPVVGFIAGQTAPPGRRMGHAGAIVGGAEDTAAAKMKIMRENGIYVVESPAEIGDAMVKALQEAGINA; this comes from the coding sequence ATGAGTGTTTTAGTAAATAAAGATTCGAAAGTGATCGTGCAGGGCTTCACAGGCTCGGAAGGATCTTTCCACGCACACCAGATGATTGAATACGGCACTAACGTAGTGGGTGGCGTAACGCCTGGCAAAGGGGGGACTTATCACCTGGAGCTGCCCGTTTTTAATACGGTAGAAGATGCCGTAAAAAAGACTGGCGCCAATGTATCGATCATTTTCGTTCCGCCTGCTTTTGCAGCTGATGCTATCATGGAAGCCGCAGAAGCCGGCATTGAAGTGATTGTGTGTATTACAGAGGGTATTCCTGTAAAAGACATGGTTGCTGCAAAACACTACCTGCAGGATAAGAACGTAACCCTGATCGGCCCGAACTGCCCAGGCGTTATCACCCCGGGCGAAGCCAAGGTGGGCATCATGCCTGGTTTCGTTTTCAAGCCAGGCCGTATCGGCATTGTGTCTAAATCCGGTACCTTAACCTACGAAGCTGCTGACCAGATCGTGAAAGCGGGTCTTGGCATTTCTACTGCCATCGGTATTGGCGGCGACCCGATCATCGGAACGCCCACCAAAGATGCTGTTCAGTTGTTAATGGAAGATCCGGAGACGGATGCGATCGTGATGATTGGTGAGATCGGTGGTAACTACGAGGCCATGGCTTCCAAGTATATCAGCGAAACAGGCAACAAAAAGCCGGTAGTTGGCTTTATTGCCGGCCAGACAGCGCCTCCGGGCCGCCGCATGGGCCACGCCGGTGCCATTGTAGGTGGTGCTGAAGATACAGCTGCTGCTAAAATGAAGATTATGCGCGAGAACGGCATCTACGTAGTAGAGTCTCCGGCCGAGATCGGCGATGCAATGGTAAAAGCCCTGCAGGAAGCTGGCATCAACGCGTAA
- a CDS encoding response regulator, which yields MKKLSGVLLIDDDDTTNFLNQRLLDRMAVTDNVRTFVNGKQAFDYLYNVSNKNYEGTGSSYFQPELIFLDINMPVMDGFEMLDLFERLDKAFREQITMVVLTTSTHPQDTANSKKYNAEYLTKPLTVEKVNMLLEKHFSSHNNKVA from the coding sequence ATGAAAAAACTTAGCGGAGTTTTACTTATTGATGATGATGATACCACCAATTTTCTGAACCAGCGGTTGCTGGACAGGATGGCGGTAACAGATAACGTGCGCACTTTTGTGAACGGCAAACAGGCCTTTGACTACCTGTACAACGTGAGCAACAAAAATTACGAGGGTACGGGCAGCAGTTACTTTCAGCCGGAGCTTATTTTCCTGGATATTAACATGCCGGTGATGGATGGCTTTGAGATGCTGGACTTGTTTGAGCGCCTGGACAAAGCGTTCCGGGAGCAGATCACAATGGTCGTGCTCACCACCTCTACCCACCCCCAGGACACGGCCAATTCTAAAAAGTATAATGCCGAATACCTGACCAAGCCGCTGACGGTGGAAAAGGTGAACATGCTGCTGGAAAAGCACTTTTCAAGCCACAATAACAAGGTAGCCTAA